TCTGTTTTCATGACCAATGTTGCACTGTCAAATAGGCTTGTTATTCATATTTAGGGCACACACTTTGGAAAGTTTACAAGGGGCATAAAACAACAAATTGATTTCATATCTGGTTGCTATTTTCTTCTAATTGCGAGAAAACTTACGTACGTACGGAATGACATGCAATGGTCTTTGACCTTTTTGTTTTGAACATACTTGTTGGTGCTACCAGCCTAGGAGCGCTTAGAATGTCCTCCCTTTTGATAGTGGCCATTCAAAGTTAATAAAAAGAGGCATTGCCACCAGTGTATTCAGGCtgcccttaaaggggccctgaaccactttttatcaaagtggagaaagacatttgaagtgaagataggctatttcagaagcactttgccgcaaaaagtacttcaatgcgttcagtagaagcagagttattggcaatcaaacacggcttCAGCTGTGCTCTCCTTcttcctccaatgccttgcactgcgaaggctacagcggAGACGTCACCAtggcgtgcagttcaaatttccgatttggtgcctatgccgcgctgAACGTAAGCCAAACGTGGCTGTCCTTAGAGAGCCGCAGTGCACTTAGGGACtagactcgtggcggcacctcgcggcggctgcggtgtagccgagcgcagcgaccaatgGCAGCtgcgtattggagtgtgctttatgacgaaataaagcacacagaagAGAGCGAGGACcatggggtttttgaaacgagagcatTTGAGGAAAAGGTGACTTTGAGCtccgcttgcaagctccacggaccgtgtacgacagcagaacttggctgagatgttcacaacagcgtatgctacccgtggactatgttatttcaccaagcccgaggggtggttcagggcctctttaacaAATCGTGTGAGCACAAGGCTGAAATCAGTTTAACAAACCAGGTAGAAAAACTGATAGCTGCTGTCTATCTTAACAGTGTTATCACACCTGATTGTGAAATCCTTCTTCAGAAGGTCAAGGGCAGAAAAATTGGtcataaaggaaaagaaaaaggtcaAAGACCATTGCATGTCATTCTGTAGGCACACAAGCTTTCTCACAATTTGTAGAAGATAGCGATCCAATATGTAATCAATTTGTTGCTTTCCGCACCTTGTAGACTTTCCCAAGTGCGTGACTTAAATAAGAATAACAACAAGACTATTCGACAGTGCAACATTGGTCATGAAAACAGTTTTATTGATTGAGTCAGAAGTCATCTACGAAATACCAATGGATATTGGAAAGTTATATATAGGTCAAACAGGCCAATGCTTTAATGACCAGGGAAGGCAGCATGCCTATAAATTAAAAAACGGGTATGGCAGCCATATGGCTGTGCACTGCAAAGAATGCAAATGCAAGCCATTATTCCACAAGGCAAGgtttcagaaaaaaaagcaacaacaaaaaagaaagaaattttagaagcttctttttttctcatcaggAAGGCCGCGGATCGATGCATTAGTACACCTTCACTTCACCTATCTGATAGAGAATATTGATTCCTCGGTCGACACTTCAGTAACTTCTTCGGTCGAAATTTCTTCAGTAAACTCAGCTGAAAGCCAGCATTCTTTCCTGTCTCTTTGTTTTTCCTTCCCAAAAAACTGTTGCGCTGTATCTAGGTTATTCAGCTGCCAGCCTTTTCACATGTTGGCTAGTGTCCCTGTTGGCTGATCCATGCTGCCCCTGCTATGTTGATGCACTGTGACGATTCACTAGCACAAATTAAAGGAACACTACagagaaaaaattatttcactTGTATTAGCAAATTACACTCCTACAATACCAAAAGCGCCACTCTCACTATGAGAAAAGGTACAAAAAATAGTTACAGCTGACGATGCTACCTTGAATTTTACGCCTGCCAACCCATCACGGATTTTGACGACATCTGCTAGAATGCAATTAATTGCTTATCGGTAAACATaggctacattgtgttctaaaggagccagagattaaacatggcaagtttcagaaACTTTTACTGAGCCAAAGTGGCCTAAATTAAAGAATACCTTGAAgtttgtgacgtcacactgacgtaccatcGCTTgagttttggcacaaaatccAGGAAATGTAACTTTCACCTTCATTGTATCTACAAATAACTAACCTAAAAtcaacgaaaataaagttttcatgGAATACTTTATCAGTGTAAACTGGCTGAgttctctttagtgtctctttaaggcTGACAGCTGCTGGAAAGTAAGTAGCAGTAATGCCAAGTAGTCCTATACTAATCCATTATCTATCAGCGCAGAAATTCAcaggaggacaaaaaaaaaatagcttgaACAAAAGGAGCTTGCAGATTAAGCACATCTTTTTTCAGTATGTCAGTGTGGTAGTTGTGAGCTATGACTACTGTGCCATAAGCTGGTTCTCCTTGCAACTCCACCAATGCATTCCAGATACTATTTGCTTTTGCCAAGTTGATGCTTACAGGATCTCGAACACAGGTAGTAAAACAATATTAGGAGGGCATTCTTTAGCTCACATGCTTTACAGGGACACATCTTACCTTTTTGTCCCACTGCTGGTGGAGGTATCGCAGCAGGATGTTGGTCTTCTCAGTTGTGATCACTGAAATGGCATTTTGACAGTGCACACTATAAAAATTGATGTCTGTTGGTGCTTAAAATGTTGCTTTAGATGCTCCAATgataaaatatttcttttttgtgtgccatGAAGGACTATCTTCTGTGGCAAACGAGCCCATGATACTGAAAAGAGTTGTATTAGCTGTACGTACGGAACCAAAGCTTGGACATTACAGTACTTATTAACAAGCGATTCCAAAGCTAGGAATTTAACTTACAGCATGACTTTAAGAACTTGCTAAGGTCAGTCCCAACTGTTAGCTTACCTTAAGCTGGTGGAACATTCTTTAAAAACCTGATTCACATTTCtttcatgcaaaaaagaaagaaatgataagtTATTAGCAAAGAAAACTTAAGTCAAAATTCTGTTTGAGAATTTTGTGCCTAGCCCACCATGCTCATGATGTCAATGTGTTTTAAGGGATTTCACGGCATTTTTGCATATGTGGACAGTTCTTATGCAGACTATGTACCCAATGGTTCATTGGCTGAGTCAGTACTTACTTTCACATACAACATTATCCTTCTTTATTGGTAGACTGTTATCTAGCTCTGGGAAGATGCTGTCAAAACTAAAATAAAATTGATACCTTAAAGCATTAACTCACTTTGATAACAATACTCTTCTAAGAGCATTCCAGTCTATCACTGTCATGACATAATTTTTTGGAATGGCCTAAAGTTGGACCCATTGAAAGCTGAAACAGCCCATAACTACTTTAACTGCCAGTTGGGCCGCATTATTTCTATATCCTCAGTCATAGCACCAATGCAGTGCCGCAACATCTTACCCTGGTCAGAGGGGTGGTCACGTGTGGGAAGGTACACTGATGGCCTCCGCACCTTCAATAGAGTGTAAAATGCAAAAGCGTACATCGATGCGAGTACTATTCATTGGCTGCCAAGCTAAAAAATAGtcaagcatgagaaaaaaatgcTGAACAAGTCAAGCTTATTCAAGCCAATAAAGCATGACTATTATGGACAACAGATAAGCACAACTTCCACAGCTGACATGTTCAAATGTGTGCTACCAACAAGCAAAACCTAGGCAACTTCTGTTAACTTGACCTTCATGGTACATGCAAATGTGCTTAAAATTGCACAaagctgaaataaataaaaaaagaacgtaaagaatgaataaaaaacagaaaaatatgCATACTTCAACAATTTGTTCAGCTCTGAACTCACCTACTGTGACACCAATAGACCCCTCAGTGAACACCACTATCTCCTGACAACTTCCTTGTGATGCACATGTTTTCTTTGCCTAGTCAATATTGTCTGCTGTAGCCTCCAAAATAAACCCACAGACAACCCAACTCTAAGGGTCTGTATGCTGCGCAAAACCCACACAAATTGCCGCTTGTGAATGCTGAGTGACAGATCAGTGGTTGGTGAACCTAGAGTTACTGTGCATGGCTCCTATATGGTTCCCCATAGTTAGCCAGAGTTGCACACCTATTTTCCGTGTGCCACTCACACCGCAATTCGTTGAGCATGGTCACGTGGTTCAAAAAGCAACCATGTAGCATGGGGAACCTGCCACGAGGGCATATATAAACAAAGTTGGAGATGGTAGTGCTGCAAGGTTATTACAGTTTTGTGCTTTCTTTGATGACAAACGTAAAGACAGCTGCTTTTGAAATtagattttctttttctcaagACAATAATCAAATAATGAGCACCTTTTTTGTTTAGTATTTTGGACACGTTCAGAGTTGATTGACGTGTCTTACAACAGATGGCACTACCATGCTGTGCACAATGAAGAATTCAGTGCTAGGCGACGTCCCAGCAAGAGGATATTTCTATTCGTTCAGAAGAAACTGAACAACTACCACAGCTAATACGCGTTAAGTTTGTAGTAAAGTGGTCCTCGAGTGTCAAAGGTAGAGTGGATAAACCATGGGGGTAGCGCAGGTCGACCGCGACTGTTCTCGCAATGAGCTTGGTCCTCACGAATGTGACGTGTGGCTTTCCCTCACAACCTTGTTTCATTTTGGCACACAATATAGCTGACCTCCGTACAACTCTGTTGCTCAGGGAGCATGTACAGTTACTCTAGGTGCACTCGGTTCCTAATTGCACATTGCTACAGGAGCATGAGATTAATCTCTTGGGTAATGGTGAGCAAAGTTTAGTTTTTTCTCTTTGCTCTTTCGTGAGGGTGAAGTTGAGCCTGAGGAGATCACCAGagcatgatgacaatggcataACGGAAAGGACACACAGACACAGGTGCTTTTCGGTGCATTTGAATGCGGTCAAATGAGAGGAAAGATCTAATCATTATGTTACCAAAAGTCAATCACATCAACGAATGGGTGAATCGCAGCTGCAATAAAGCTGCAAGTTGTGCAAATCACAACAGATGTAAGTCAAATGAGGACAATTCTTAAAAGCAATAATAATGTTACTAAGCAATATTTCCTGCTATGAAGGTCAACCAAGGACACAGAACTGCTATAGGCTATCTTGCACATATTTCAAGAAAGTGACTGAAGTCATGGTTAGGTCTTTAAACAGTAGGCTTTTCCCAACAAGTCTGTCCACCTATTAGCAGGCAATGGGCGCTACCCAGCTTCAACAGAAAAGGTAGCTAATTGGCAAATTAAGTTTCTCTAGTTGCAACTTGGGACCTTGCACCATCAATTTACCAATGGGAAACAAGCTGCAAGAACTGTCCATTAATTTGGCCGCACACTAAATATTGCTAGCAACCCGGTCAGCTCAGATGGTAAGGCGACCACCACAGCAAGGCACCAGACCTGTGTACAATTTCTAACCAAGATGAATTCTTTTTGAAAGTTTGCTCTTTAAAGAAACTAAAATGGACCCAGAAGACTACAGTCACGTAGATGGCCATTTTTCCTAGTATCACACTTCCTCCGCCTTCTGAATTCATTTAATTTACTGAAGAAGGAATTAAATTCTGGTGTCTTACATGTCGAAACCACAATGATTATGAGGCCTAGTTCGTGACTCCaaatcaattttgaccacctgggagtCTTTAACCTGCACTAAATATAAGTACAAGAGCGTTATTGCATTCCATTCCCACAGAAATGTGACTGCTGTGGCAGGTATTGAACCTGCAACCATAAGCTCATCAGTGCAATTTAGTTTACAGTACTTACAACACATAATGCACAAGTGCCGCTAAATTACTATAGGAACTTATCTGAACAGAACTCATTGGTTTGACGGAAATGTGTTTGGTCAACGCCACATTCAGAATGGCCGCACAGTGGCCAGCAGAAAGTTGACTATTCTGTGCTTACAGTTGTTCTGCAGGATGAGTCTGCCTGGAAGCGGGTGAAGTTATTCTCGTTGTAAGAGGGCAGGCCCTTCAGGAACTCTGCTGTGGACTGCAGCAAAGAAAACAGCCACAGCATTTAGATAGACCCTTTAATTTGCAAGACAAAATAACTgtgtgctgggctagttggttcatgtgTGGAGAAGATAGCGCAGACTAAAATGATCACACAAAGAGGGCCCATGGACAAGTGCTAGTCCTTGTGGTCTTTTCCCTATGTGAGTGTTTTAGTTTGCACTATAAAGAATCAATTTACTTGCATCCCAGAACGACATTAAGGGAATGAATTAAAAATAGAAAGGATAATGAAAAAGTTGACCTATTTGATAACGGATCACAATGAAAAGCAGAGCAAGGGGGGAACACTGGGAAGGACAGAAGTAGAACCGACACAGGACACTGTGATGACTACCAGCTTACATGATTAATTCTTGCTATTAAAGTATATACATCTGAAAAGGCAATATGACTaaggagcagaaaaaaaaggaaagaagagccaTCAACACTGCACGTCCATTGCCTGAAGGGCATAACACTGTACACTGTCCCATCTTCGAGCACTGCTGTTTCGCATGATCATCTGACAGGAGGAGATTCTAAGCCCTAGAGTGATTCCTAGATAATTTCATAAATTCTTCATGCCTCTGAACTCTTAGTCGATCTGGTGCCGTCTAATGGCAATGGCACCAACATCCTGCAATCACATCTACCTCTTTCTGCATGCCTTCTGAAAATGGCAATAGTCGTAGATACCTTATAAATCCTGACTACACTCGACTTGCTGTCGATGTGGCACATGGTTTTATTATGTGTTAAAGCAAAAAGAGTTGCTACACAAAAGTTTATATAATGTGTGCATGTGCACGTCATTAACACCTATGATGAACATAAAAATTATGTGCATCCACGTGCACAAGAAAGTATTTGAAGTGTACAAACCAAGTGGACCAAATATTTTACTGTGATATTCTTGTTCCCCACCTCCCAATGGTGTAGTACATAGGCACTTTCCAAAGCCTCATTCTGAAGGGTGGCAGTTTTCTCATGGGAAAGTTGTTTAGAAATCTCAATAACCATAGTCTGGATTCATATAGTGAGCATAACCCACAGGCAGTTGTGTCTACACTTCGGCCCCACCCTTTATGTTGCCTATTGCGGCTCAGTATTTCATTCTAGTTGACTAGTTCAGCTCAGTATTTCGACACCCGTATTTCACGGTATAACCCCTCAGACTCCAAAGACAGGTTCGCGCCCCGTTTCCGGATTTCCTCAGAGGCGCAAACGCCATGGCTTGCAAGCGACTGGGTCGATCAATTCCGATTTTTCCTCCCGCCTAAGGTACTAGTTAAACCTGCGTAACGTGAACAGATTACTCGTGCAATCAGTCGCTTTTCTTCACTGCGATTCACCGAAACAGTAGACCAAAATTTCGCCCGCCTGTACGAAACATACAAGCGCCAGACATCGCGCGATGAATGAGCCCACCTATCTTATCGCTGCAGCCGACGGTTGTCGTGCACACAAGTGAAGGAACGGGCAGTGAAGCAAAGGAAGCAAGAAAGTTATATTTTGCGTTTGCTTTTTAAGTGCTATCGCCTGCCCAAGCCCGAAACATGCGGCCGAAATACCGCAACAGAGCAAAGGAACACCCACGAGCGAGCATCATACGATTTCAGAGATGGCCGCCTTTCAAGCAGGCATGGTTTCACGGGACATACGCGTTTTTATTCCGACACCACACCAAAAAACGGAAGCAGACCCCACGGTCGCGAAACGCTATCTGCGTAGAAAGCGTGCCCAGACTCGGAACCGAAAGATACCGGTAGCACGAGAAAAAGCACCGGCCAAGACCGCGGCCGCAAGGCCATGCGTCGTCGCCACGCTTGTCTCAGACGCATCCAACACGTCGAACTAGCAGTAGCCATCACAGCACCCAGTGAACACCTGATCACATTACGCAATACTAAGCAGGATTATTAGTCAGGTAAGgctaggaaaaaaaataaatcgaCTGACACGGGAACGTATTCAAACTACGGGCTAGCGTCATGGAAGTAAGAATGTCTATGGACATGAGCATAGTACATACGATGCGTGTCTCTGTCCCCTGACACGAAGGCAGGGCTAGATAGGGCTAAACTTTGCCTTCCAAGCAACGAAGCGAAATAATTCAAACAGAGAGTATTGTGACTCACCATTTCTACGGTACGATGGAATAAGCCAAGGAGACAATCGGTATTTTGATCGACAGGCACCCTCGACGTTTCGGTGCAGTAAATTTGGCCCCCGCGAATTGACACTGTTGAAGTGGTCAGCACTCCACTCTGGCTAAAGGGAAAATCGACACGCAGGTTCGCTTTATCGCCTACTTCAATCAAGTGTGTAGTGGTTTTCGAAATCAAACAAAGCCATAGGAATTATGTATCAATACGTCGATATGCATCAAGGTTTTTTTCTTCGCGAATCGGACAGCTGCAACGGGCGCAACCAACCACAGACGCAACCAAATACTAAACACTACTTGGATTGACTTGGATTTGAGCATGGCGGCGCTAATGAAATCTTTTATGACCAGTGGATAGATGCATGCAAGCTTCTTCGTAGAAGCTGTCTCACGCTAAAATTAAAAAGATAGCTTCTGCAATGCAAAACATAACTATTACCAAAGCTATTTTGTATTAAAGTGCAATATAGCAGGTTTTTACGTACAGAAACATTTTTATGCACAGGATTTCACAAGGTTGAATTGACTGGCTTCTTACTAATGAAATTATGAAGTGGTCTAGTAGTTTAAGCAGTGCGTGTTTTTGTCAGCGCTAGTTTTCGTTTTGATCAGAGCCATGCTGACTGCCGTTACTGGCGGTTGTAGCTGTGTGGTGTAATACTGGCGGTCGATACTCGCAAAGTTAATGGTTTGCACTGAAGTAATCGCCTTTTTCAGCCGAGTCTATCAGGCCCAGCAATGATTCGCACCTCATCAACACAATGCTCGCAAGCAAAGCCAACGTTAAAAGATGCTTTACGCACTGCCTGTGCGACCCCTGCAGCAGCTAACATCGATAAAAGTGAAGACGAGTTGTTCGTCGAGCTCTACGTTTCCCCCAGCAAGCGATCGGACGCAGAAAGCTCAGTTCCTCGCTTTCATTACAAACTGCCTTCTGACGACAACGTGTTGTCGCAGAAATTGAGGGGGGAGGCTCGCGCACTGCTTCTAGAGCGACGTAACGCCGAACTTTTGGACCACGATGAATTGAAGACGCTCATGGACGAATTGGCCAATGTGTCTTCTCCTCCAATCGTTCATGAAAAAGCCATGCTCAACTACGCAGATTTCAAGAAAGTGTCGAAACGTTGCGGCGAAAAATGTCAGTCGTTCTTCACTGCCAAGATGTTCGCCAAGTTGCTGCAAAAGGACCCATACGGCCGAATATCTGTGGATGACTTCTTCAACTACGTCATGAAGAAGGTGTGGATGCAACAGTCTCGTGTTAACCTTTCTTTGTACGACGTTTCAGGTCAAGGCTACCTGAGAGAGCTTGACCTAGAAGCATACATAAAGGATCTTATACCCAGCCTGCCTCAGATTAACGGCATTGAGCAAACGTTTCACTCTTTCTATGTGTGCACAGCTTTGCGGAAGTTCTGCTTTTTTCTCGATCCCTTGCGGACTGGAAAGATAAAGATACAGGACATCCTATGTTGCTCGTTCCACGACGACCTTACTGAGCTGCGAAGCGACAAGCTGACCAGTACAGATTTGGACACGAACTGGTTTTCCGCCACATCGGCCCTGAAAGTTTATGGCGACTACCTCAATTTGGACAGGAACCGTAACGGGATGTTAAGCAAAAGTGAGCTGGCCAGGTATGGCAAGGGAACACTGACGCAGGCATTTATCGACAGAGTGTTTCAGGAGTGTCAGACTTATGACGGGGACATTGACTACAAGACATACCTCGACCTTGTCTTAGCCTTGGAAAACCGCAAAGAGCCACAGGCACTGCAGTTTTTCTTTCGTATTCTAGATATTAATGGTCGTGGTTACCTGGATGTCTTCTCACTCAACTATTTCTTCCGAGACATACAGGAGCAGATGAGAAAACATAACCAGGAACCTGTAAAGTTTGAGGATGTAAAAGACGAAATCTTTGACATGGTTAAGCCAGAGGACCCATGCAAAATTACTCTTAAGGACCTTATACGTTGTGGTAAAGGCAGCACAGTAGTCAGCATCCTCATAGACGTCAATGAATTCTGGGCCTATGACAACAGGGACACACTGGCTGCAGATGTCTAATTGCTACATGGTCAGCGTTCAAGTTGTTTTCTCTGTAATCTTGGACTTCATGTGGTGATATCATTAACAGCATTGGTTAGCTGCTGGCCTGTTTCCACTTATAGGTTAATACCTTCAAGCGTCAAATAATTGTTTGTTAAAAATTTAGATTTAACACATTTCATGCATCTTCAGCATCACTAAGCTAAGCTGAGCATTATTACCCTGCCTCTGTTGATTACTTATAATAAATTCTTATTTTAATTATACTCCATAATTTTAGCACGTTTTCTTGCATTCACAGATATGCACTCCATGCCTGAGCTCTCAGAAGTACTGTTGGTGTCAAAAGAAAAGTCTCAAGTAGTTTCGGGTGACAAACACAGCGTTCTATTCAGTAGCAGGCTTTAACAGAGCAGAAATTCATAATCGTTGCTAAACACTTGCGCCATAAACTTTTGGCACTCGCTGTACATGAAGTGCAGGAACCATATCAATTATTTCATGTGAATCGTGCTCAAAACACAGTTGACCACTTTGGAAATTTGCTTGCTGTCAAAAACAAATTCCTATATGACAACATAGCATCACAGCAAACACAGAAAGTGGCATGTTTGTAActcctttcttttattattacaATATTGCAACACTTTTCACTAACATGTTTGGTGCATATTAATAAATCTTAGAGCACAGGCCCACTCAGGAGTGTCATAATATGTGTGCAAGACATTTCAACATCATTTCATTAGTGCTGATTTTGAAGCGTTTTAGCATGTTTGTACAATTCTGCATGCAACACATGATGGGGATTAAAAATGGAATGATGGAACAGAATTGTATTATGAGCATAATTTTCAAAATCATCAACCTAATAGGCCTTTGTCAATCGTAATTGTGAATAAAACCACAATTACTAAGCTATCAATACACACTAGTCACACCTCAGTATAGCGAAGTCACATTGACCACAAGGATTCCTTCGTTATAAGAGATGTTTATTAACTGAACTAGGATAGCAATACACAGTGCAGTTACACTTCGTTATAGCAAAGTCACATTGGCCACAAAAATATCTTCATTATATGCAAATTCGTTACCAGCACACACTGATGTCGGCGAGAAAAAAAGATATCATAATCAGGTTGATGCTCAAGCAGGTGCCTCCGATGCCAGCAACGGGTCTCCTGCTGATTTTGGTAGCCTGCTGGAATCTTGCCGTGCCTCTACAAGGCACGGAATCATCAATAAATTACGTGTGCTGTGCACCACCACGAATACACAACTGTGCAATCAGTGTTATCGCATGCGATAGGTGTGGGATCCttgccagggtgtctaccaagttgacatttctaaatttgctgagttttccaggtttttcctaggtgcctttgcaaaattccctgagtgacacataactgttttatgtcaagacgggttgACACTATGTCACCCAATGCTTTCACTCTCTAGTGagcatgctaaaaaataaaaagaacgacttaatccagtttgtgCCTAATGCAGTTTGTCCAGGACGTCTCGATGCAGTCTTTGACTACGGGACCTCCTTATATATATCATGCACATGTAATTATCTGTACTTTTACTAATAAATTATGAAATTATGGATATTAAGGAGtatagtgtttattttattcaaaaagaaaacagaagggagggttCAGTAAGattcacagcgaataaaatagCTTCGAAAAATATGGTAACACCtattgcaaattgagtcgaacattctcaattacgaataaaatgtatatgcatacagaagcaaatattttcgaacatgAGCTATTTCTAGCAACTAATAGCAGGCTCATTGGCACAAGGcgcgaactttgtcacaagtgagatcctctctcaacagctggtaagtcaacgtcaactgtcctgacatatgcTGAAGCAAGATAGCAAGGTGGATGAGTTGCTTAGGATTCATCGTTCTCTTGGTAACAGCGCAAAgggacacggacaaaaggaagaaacaccgCAATACGGGCACTAGTGTTGtagtgtttcttccttttgtccgtgtcccTTTGCGCTGAACCAATAGAACGATGTGCCCTGACCTGCCCGTGtcccgcgcacaacgcctcagtgttgcgttttactgctttaaagagttcatTTTGGTTTGGATAGAGGGACACCTGCATATCGGCTTCAGCCCACActgtttttttgagctcaagctgcTTCAAAGAAGCGggggcacgcttcctttcccgttcattcctcaatgcgtaggtcctttctgttctcgtcctccttgcgccgcgcgttcgccacacggaccatttgaagcatcctcttggtcagttgtattTTTGACTTTTTTGACTCCCTAAGGtacgcgaaaacgtccgaaaaatcgggcagttcgaaaaaatcaATGCGTGTCTTTTATTACCCCTAAGAGCTCAAGTCGCCACGGGCACATCCGAAATAGCtccgaaggcctgccagtacacttattaggcatatcggtgctcgtactgtgacaggagatggcgggtgcacgcgtgtataattaaggaatacacatgtgttccgtgacaattgcccctttcgacgcgtatgcttcaccgcgtaacatttttGTACTGAGaggaagctgactttcgggaatcGGCTTacgcaacgcgccgtgctttccgagcttcgaagccaaacgcgaggaccacaaaggcagagtcgaccccattgctgacagcggtgaattctttcaatgaaaaacatggcacagaacggcaagaagtTTTATAGcggacgtcgaagcagctaggcgcCTAGCGTTGCAGCAGTGGCTACGCGGCTGCCAGCGGAagcggcaaggtaatcaaaatggtagCGATGGTGGTCTTGGTTATGTTAGTGAAGTGCATACAGAAAACGGGACAGCGCACTGTGTGTTCCTGCGCGGCGTTgagattaatgccgtttcggacctcaCGGCATAAAGTTCGGAAAATCGCACGGCGATGGGTTCTTAttttttgcgtccgaaatttcagtcgtttttatacattgactctatgatCAGGTACGTGATGGTgccgtccggaaagtcggtcgtttactgtacactggcaactgcTCCAGCCGATGgcgcgtcaaagacgattcgttacgattcctctgtgtgactcgagccagcattactgcgactttcgttccctttaaataaaattacagctaattttctctgatagaagcacaaattctctGTGTGTTCCCTGAGtattggtaga
This Dermacentor albipictus isolate Rhodes 1998 colony chromosome 1, USDA_Dalb.pri_finalv2, whole genome shotgun sequence DNA region includes the following protein-coding sequences:
- the LOC135910052 gene encoding DET1- and DDB1-associated protein 1 isoform X2, translated to MSTAEFLKGLPSYNENNFTRFQADSSCRTTVRRPSVYLPTRDHPSDQVITTEKTNILLRYLHQQWDKKSSSKKRDAGRSGLPLDDETASRKRARTDTSNTDADSP
- the LOC135910052 gene encoding DET1- and DDB1-associated protein 1 isoform X1 encodes the protein MSTAEFLKGLPSYNENNFTRFQADSSCRTTVRRPSVYLPTRDHPSDQVITTEKTNILLRYLHQQWDKKQSSSKKRDAGRSGLPLDDETASRKRARTDTSNTDADSP
- the LOC135910159 gene encoding serine/threonine-protein phosphatase 2A regulatory subunit B'' subunit gamma-like, yielding MIRTSSTQCSQAKPTLKDALRTACATPAAANIDKSEDELFVELYVSPSKRSDAESSVPRFHYKLPSDDNVLSQKLRGEARALLLERRNAELLDHDELKTLMDELANVSSPPIVHEKAMLNYADFKKVSKRCGEKCQSFFTAKMFAKLLQKDPYGRISVDDFFNYVMKKVWMQQSRVNLSLYDVSGQGYLRELDLEAYIKDLIPSLPQINGIEQTFHSFYVCTALRKFCFFLDPLRTGKIKIQDILCCSFHDDLTELRSDKLTSTDLDTNWFSATSALKVYGDYLNLDRNRNGMLSKSELARYGKGTLTQAFIDRVFQECQTYDGDIDYKTYLDLVLALENRKEPQALQFFFRILDINGRGYLDVFSLNYFFRDIQEQMRKHNQEPVKFEDVKDEIFDMVKPEDPCKITLKDLIRCGKGSTVVSILIDVNEFWAYDNRDTLAADV